From Hydractinia symbiolongicarpus strain clone_291-10 chromosome 11, HSymV2.1, whole genome shotgun sequence, the proteins below share one genomic window:
- the LOC130613480 gene encoding lactoperoxidase-like: MLSRLEDTLADCDIPLQCTSCIGLDNVRSYRTMDGTCNNLDRPLQGAAHTILRRYLRECFIFMLSGNVKYSRVHYNAENTEKLNYKHFRGLTVQRNRSQNNTPQYADGSLNYPRGFPGTTPVLPTAHEVARAVFRAVKPLEGNIKKTSIFFMTYGQMIDHDISLSRFSSNEQCDKPSSGSSLARGEDDRSCCSCFSTLGFKFYFKPSVLRPETIFSSVSYCFVYTLSKESLTKDVFKIISFQFQNPPSLSQIVAYIMTQNKLSMSDFNITETLFVCAFLWNTTSAVSCLLVKFNVFCIPFNPTFFFFSCSTGSFEDFKYPCFPILMNNTDPGCTKFTRSKAACPSSGSSDHRQQINTLSSYIDASMVYGNEQHVTNNLRTFDGTGQFRMPNNLLPIDNEPDDACKTRGGCFLCGDIRCNENLALTTMHILWTREHNRIAAELKRINSFWSDSRLFEESRKIVIATIQHITYNEFLPLLYDVLTYSGYKKDEDASIANVFANAAYRFGHSMVPNSFPQVDVNFNQVTPNLPLRSAFFDNRPIFSDGISRTLLGLLSNESEAVDARFAFTLVRKLFIPLGEAGLEDLSAINIQRGRDHGLPPYTKWREFCDLPKIYSFKDMHSYFSTEAVTAFQSVYSNVDEIEMYPAGLSELYNTATDIIGPTFKCIIKKQFESLRSGDRHFYASPGVFTKEQFTSISKTNMKQVLCHNIDGLVSLQNNPFFAFRSSETRTICDDRPPHDLKSSKINLFLWREESS, from the exons atgttGTCTCGTTTAGAGGATACACTAGCCGACTGCGACATTCCGCTTCAATGCACATCATGTATTGGACTAGACAACGTTCGATCATATAGAACAATGGATGGTACATGTAATAATCTTGACCGCCCCTTGCAAGGAGCGGCTCATACCATATTGAGAAGATATTTGCGTGAGTGTTTTATTTTCATGCTTAGTGGGAACGTAAAATATAGCAGGGTTCATTACAACGCAGAAAAcacagaaaaattaaattacaaaCATTTCAG AGGTTTAACTGTGCAGAGAAATCGAAGTCaaaataata CACCCCAATACGCAGATGGAAGTTTAAATTACCCACGTGGTTTCCCCGGCACTACACCAGTGTTGCCGACAGCACATGAAGTTGCTAGAGCTGTCTTTCGGGCCGTTAAACCGCTAGAAGGGAACATTAAAAAGAcatcaatattttttatgacTTATGGTCAAATGATTGATCATGATATTTCCTTGTCAAGATTCTCATCCAACGAACAGTGTGACAAACCAAG TTCTGGTTCTTCACTTGCACGTGGCGAGGACGATAGATCCTGTTGTTCATGTTTTTCAACGCTTGGCTTTAAGTTTTACTTCAAACCAAGTGTTCTTCGCCCTGAAACAATATTTTCTAGTG TATCATATTGTTTCGTTTATACTCTGTCAAAAGAATCTTTAACAAAAGATGTCTTTAAGATAATTTCATTTCAGTT TCAGAATCCGCCATCTTTATCGCAAATTGTTGCATATATTATGACGCAGAATAAATTATCTATGTCGG ACTTCAACATAACCGAAACACTGTTTGTTTGTGCATTTTTGTGGAACACCACCTCCGCCGTTTCATGCTTACTAGTGAA GTTCAATGTTTTTTGTATACCTTTTAAcccaaccttttttttttttagttgctCGACTGGTTCTTTCGAAGATTTTAAGTATCCATGTTTTCCAATTTTAATGAATAACACCGATCCTGGGTGCACGAAATTTACCCGAAGCAAAGCAGCATGTCCGAGTTCAGGTTCGTCTGATCATCGTCAACAAATAAACACTTTGTCGTCGTACATTGATGCGTCCATGGTGTATGGCAATGAACAACATGTTACAAACAACTTGAGAACATTTGATG GAACTGGACAGTTCAGAATGCCAAACAATTTATTACCTATAGACAACGAGCCAGATGATGCATGCAAAACACGGGGAGGATGTTTCTTATGTGGAGACATACGATGTAATGAGAACTTAGCTCTCACTACCATGCATATATTGTGGACAAGAGAACACAACAGAATTGCTGCAGAGCTGAAACGAATCAATAGCTTTTGGAGTGACTCACGATTGTTTGAAGAAAGCAGAAAAATTGTAATAGCTACCATACAGCACATCACATACAACGAGTTCTTACCTCTTTTGTATGATGTACTGACATACTCAGGTTATAAAAAAGATGAGGATGCTTCAATAGCAAACGTTTTCGCAAATGCTGCGTACAGATTTGGTCATAGCATGGTGCCCAACTCATTCCCACAAGTGGATGTCAATTTCAATCAAGTTACTCCAAATCTTCCGTTACGGTCTGCTTTTTTTGATAATAGGCCAATCTTCAGCGATGGCATCAGTCGTACGTTGTTAGGACTATTAAGTAATGAGTCCGAAGCAGTTGATGCACGCTTTGCTTTTACGTTAGTTCGCAAACTTTTCATTCCACTAGGTGAAGCTGGTTTAGAAGATCTATCCGCAATTAACATTCAACGTGGTAGAGATCATGGTTTGCCACCGTATACAAAATGGAGAGAGTTTTGTGACTTACCAAAAATTTACTCGTTTAAAGATATGCACAGTTATTTTAGCACTGAGGCAGTTACTGCTTTTCAGTCTGTCTACAGTAACGTTGATGAAATTGAAATGTATCCAGCAGGACTTTCTGAGCTCTACAATACAGCTACCGATATCATCGGGCCAACGTTTAAATGCATTatcaaaaaacaatttgaaaGTTTGCGTTCTGGTGATCGACATTTTTACGCTAGTCCTGGCGTGTTTACGAAAGAACAGTTCACATCGATCTCAAAAACAAACATGAAACAAGTTTTATGCCATAACATAGACGGATTGGTCTCGTTACAGAACAATCCTTTTTTCGCATTCAGATCCAGTGAAACGAGGACTATTTGCGATGATAGACCTCCACATGATCTTAAAAGTTCCAAAATTAATTTGTTCTTATGGCGTGAAGAATCGTCATAA